From Streptomyces sp. NBC_00683, one genomic window encodes:
- a CDS encoding cytochrome P450, translated as MTTPRPSAAPASGGGCPAHAATAAVPLSGPEFHTAPQALYRTMRHEYGPVVPVELPGGFPAWLVVGYRELHQVTSDGELFPRDVGLWNQWEHIPEDWPLLPMVGRPMPSIYFTAGAEHRRHAEMVVPALESADPFEIRGHCEQLADRLIDDICSRGTADLVAEFAEPLPVLVLARLVGFPDAEGADIARVLKDLADGGPDAQKAYGRFAEHMQRLVAVKRDTPGDDVTSRMLANPEPFTDQEYALDLMAITAAGHLTTADWIGNSLRLMLTEDQFADSLSGGRRSIGDAMNEVLWEESPTQILAGRWAVRDTQLGGRTIRAGDMLLLGLGAANTDPLVRQDLESDGATRHSSNSAHLAFSHGEYRCPFPAQEIAETIARTGIEVILDRLPDLALAVPEKDLVRRPSAFLRGMNALPVRFAPVRTTGDLL; from the coding sequence ATGACGACCCCTCGTCCGTCCGCCGCGCCCGCATCCGGCGGTGGCTGCCCCGCGCACGCCGCCACCGCCGCCGTACCGCTCAGCGGACCGGAGTTCCACACCGCTCCGCAGGCCCTCTACCGGACCATGCGGCACGAGTACGGGCCCGTGGTGCCGGTCGAGCTCCCCGGCGGTTTCCCGGCCTGGCTGGTCGTCGGGTACCGGGAGCTCCACCAGGTCACCAGTGACGGCGAGTTGTTCCCGAGAGATGTCGGGCTGTGGAACCAGTGGGAGCACATACCCGAGGACTGGCCGCTGCTCCCCATGGTCGGCCGCCCCATGCCGTCCATCTACTTCACCGCGGGCGCCGAACACCGGCGGCATGCCGAGATGGTGGTGCCCGCGCTCGAGAGTGCCGATCCGTTCGAGATCCGGGGGCACTGCGAGCAGCTCGCCGACCGCCTCATCGACGACATCTGCAGCCGGGGCACGGCCGATCTCGTGGCCGAGTTCGCCGAACCGCTGCCCGTTCTCGTCCTCGCCCGGCTCGTCGGCTTCCCCGATGCCGAAGGAGCGGACATCGCCCGGGTCCTGAAGGACCTCGCCGACGGGGGCCCCGACGCGCAGAAGGCGTACGGGCGGTTCGCCGAGCACATGCAGCGGCTCGTGGCGGTCAAGCGGGACACCCCCGGGGACGACGTCACCTCCCGGATGCTCGCGAACCCGGAGCCGTTCACCGATCAGGAGTACGCGCTCGACCTCATGGCCATCACCGCCGCCGGCCATCTGACCACCGCCGACTGGATCGGCAACTCCCTGCGGCTGATGCTCACCGAGGACCAGTTCGCCGACTCGCTCTCCGGCGGACGTCGCAGCATCGGCGACGCCATGAACGAGGTCCTCTGGGAGGAGAGCCCGACGCAGATCCTCGCCGGCCGGTGGGCGGTCCGCGACACCCAGCTCGGCGGACGGACGATCCGCGCGGGGGACATGCTGCTGCTCGGCCTGGGGGCGGCCAACACCGACCCCCTCGTGCGCCAGGACCTGGAGTCCGACGGTGCCACGAGGCACAGCAGCAACAGTGCGCACCTGGCCTTCAGCCACGGTGAGTACCGCTGCCCCTTCCCCGCGCAGGAGATTGCCGAGACCATCGCCCGTACCGGGATCGAGGTCATCCTCGACCGGCTGCCCGACCTCGCACTCGCCGTCCCCGAAAAGGACCTCGTCCGGCGGCCGTCCGCCTTCCTGCGCGGGATGAACGCGCTCCCCGTCCGGTTCGCTCCCGTACGTACGACAGGAGATCTGCTGTGA
- a CDS encoding YceI family protein — protein sequence MNLFSRSSTLRRPAAPNAPVASTPPTAAVVPDPALAALTGEWMIDPAHSRIGFSVRHAMVTTVRGSFAEYESRLYFDGRNPARSRAEIALATASVDTGVEQRDAHLVGRDFLDATRHPRITFTSTAVQMASKEVFRMTGDLTIRGIARPVTLDLTYIGYVTDPFGYERVGFDGTTTINRSDWGLTYNARLAEGGAMVSERLRLQFDIAAIRATG from the coding sequence ATGAACCTCTTCAGCCGCAGTTCCACCCTCCGACGCCCAGCGGCCCCGAACGCCCCGGTGGCCTCCACGCCCCCCACAGCCGCGGTGGTGCCGGACCCGGCCCTGGCGGCTCTCACGGGAGAGTGGATGATCGACCCCGCGCACAGCAGGATCGGGTTCTCCGTGCGGCACGCCATGGTGACGACAGTGCGCGGCTCCTTCGCGGAGTACGAGAGCCGCCTCTACTTCGACGGCCGGAACCCGGCCCGTTCCAGGGCCGAGATCGCACTGGCCACCGCGAGCGTCGACACGGGCGTGGAGCAGCGTGACGCCCATCTGGTCGGCCGTGACTTCCTGGACGCCACGAGGCACCCGCGGATCACCTTCACCAGCACCGCCGTGCAGATGGCGAGCAAGGAGGTCTTCCGCATGACCGGCGACCTCACCATCAGGGGAATCGCTCGCCCGGTAACCCTGGACCTCACCTACATCGGTTACGTGACCGACCCGTTCGGGTACGAACGCGTCGGCTTCGACGGCACCACCACCATCAACCGTTCCGACTGGGGCCTGACCTACAACGCGAGGCTGGCCGAGGGCGGGGCGATGGTGAGCGAGAGGCTCCGCCTCCAGTTCGACATCGCCGCGATCCGCGCCACGGGCTGA